The Mugil cephalus isolate CIBA_MC_2020 chromosome 19, CIBA_Mcephalus_1.1, whole genome shotgun sequence genome has a window encoding:
- the sbno1 gene encoding protein strawberry notch homolog 1 isoform X2: MDPGQDLLLAALSESGICPNDIGIFDVDSQDVAQPSTTQQSISISALDVGVGTESVEAVRPETPAAVPIVTIRHKPQPSTTTFVLNQLNQLPSLGAVVTKQSTTNPIKHTITVTKVVHVANSGLRGPSTPSSTSIPPSASTVVPSNKDQIQLKDLLRHSNVRTPGLKGNSLVELMKLKPPPDIAPPVATATATGEMNNGIKKEVLGKDAARIWINDDVKVQSFSQTMKPPGMKEEDEPEEEEEDELGHAETYAEYMPMKLRIGERHPDPVVETSSLSSVNPPDVWYRLSIPEETIDRGSLSALQLEAITYAAQQHETFLPSGDRAAYLIGDGAGVGKGRTIAGIIYENYLLGRKRSLWFSVSNDLKYDAERDLRDIGAKNIQVHSLNKFKYGKISSKHNGSVKKGVIFATYSSLIGESQSGGKYKTRFQQLLHWCGEDFDGVIVYDECHKAKNVCPIGSSKPTKTGLAVLDLQNKLPKARVVYASATGASEPRNMAYMNRLGIWGHKTPFREFGNFIQAVERRGVGAMEIVAMDMKLRGMYIARQLSFTGVTFKIEEVPLTQKYINMYNKSVRLWVSAREKFQQAANLMDAEQRMKKSMWGQFWSAHQRFFKYLCIASKVRRVVQLAREEVQNGKCVVIGLQSTGEARTLEALEEGGGELNDFVSTAKGVLQSLIEKHFPAPDRQKLYSLLGIDLSAKKTPSPSETAAEVKQKGKKRKGPEVKKQQKKKPRRHGGLSGTSSEESQSDDSDRESGKDLDSDDSFKSVSSADEDDDFNPFRDESDEDEEDDPWLIRKEPKKGKEKKKKKRRKSIDPDSIQSALLASGLGSTRPAFTAPVTLPSTPAPVKAESQDSCLTSQDAVEHAQKMKKDLLEKLDDLAEDLPPNTLDELIDELGGPDNVAEMTGRKGRVVSNDDGSITYESRSELDVPVEILNLTEKQRFMDGEKHIAIISEAASSGISLQADRRVKNQRRRVHMTLELPWSADRAIQQFGRTHRSNQVTAPEYVFLISELAGEQRFASIVAKRLESLGALTHGDRRATETRDLSRFNFDNKYGRNALEIVMKSIVKLDSPLVSPPSDFKGDFFKEIQGGLIGVGLINVEDRSGTLSLDKDYNNIGKFLNRILGMEVQQQNALFQYFSDTLAAVIQEAKKNGRYDMGILDLGSGDEKVKKVDCRKFLTPGYTTSGHVELFTVSVERGMSWEEATHAWAEQNGPDDGFYVQMRNNKKTAILVKEVNTKKRLFLVYRPNTGRQVKLETYTDIKKKFKKVLSEDAKQHWTDQYMSSAKICSHAFWRGNCKKAMVGLQCEVGLRCRTYYVLCGSVLSVWNELEEVLTPVSGTNVKVQIVRLRTEDGQRIVGLIIPANCVSPLINKLSTSDQCQQLAVQEQQKRQQLHPQSLSHAANT; the protein is encoded by the exons ATGGATCCCGGACAGGATTTACTTCTCGCTGCTCTCAGTGAGAGCGGGATTTGCCCAAACGACATTGGCATATTTGATGTTGATTCTCAGGATGTTGCACAGCCCTCTACAACCCAGCAA TCTATCTCCATCAGTGCCCTGGATGTTGGTGTGGGGACAGAGTCGGTGGAAGCTGTTCGACCTGaaactccagctgcagtccccATCGTTACGATCAGG CACAAACCTCAGCCATCAACCACCACGTTTGTCTTAAATCAGCTGAATCAGTTGCCGTCGCTCGGCGCTGTAGTGACCAAACAATCAACTACAAACCCTATCAAGCACACCATCACCGTCACCAAGGTGGTGCACGTGGCCAACTCAGGCCTGCGAGGTCCATCAACACCCTCCTCCACCAGTATTCCTCCTTCGGCGTCCACAGTAGTGCCTTCTAACAAAGATCAG ATTCAGCTGAAAGATCTTCTACGACACAGTAATGTGAGGACCCCTGGGTTAAAGGGCAACAGTCTGGTGGAGCTCATGAAGCTAAAGCCGCCACCTGACATCGCTCCGCCGGTGGCCACGGCAACAGCCACAG gtgaaATGAACAATGGAATCAAGAAAGAAGTTTTGGGTAAAGACGCCGCCAGGATCTGGATCAACGACGACGTTAAAGTGCAAAGCTTTTCTCAAACTATG AAACCACCAGGCATGAAGGAAGAGGACGAgccggaggaggaagaggaagatgagctGGGTCATGCAGAGACGTACGCAGAGTACATGCCAATGAAAC TAAGAATCGGCGAGAGGCATCCAGATCCCGTGGTGGAGACCAGCTCCCTGTCCAGCGTCAACCCTCCTGACGTGTGGTACAGACTGTCCATCCCGGAGGAGACCATCGATCGCGGCAGCCTGTCAGCGCTCCAGCTGGAAGCCATCACATACGCAGCTCAG CAACATGAGACATTCCTCCCTAGTGGCGACAGAGCCGCGTATTTGATCGGTGATGGAGCTGGCGTAGGGAAAGGCCGAACAATCGCAGGGATAATCTACGAGAATTACCTCTTGGGCAGGAAGAGATCTCTTTG GTTCAGTGTCTCGAATGATTTGAAGTACGACGCCGAGAGGGATCTGAGGGACATCGGAGCCAAAAACATTCAGGTTCATTCTCTGAACAAG TTCAAATATGGAAAAATCTCGTCCAAACACAACGGGAGCGTGAAGAAAGGTGTGATCTTTGCCACCTACTCCTCTTTGATCGGAGAGAGTCAGTCAGGAGGGAAGTACAAAACCAGGtttcagcagcttctccacTGGTGCGGGGAGGACTTTGATGGAGTT ATTGTTTATGACGAGTGTCACAAAGCCAAAAACGTTTGTCCGATCGGATCCTCCAAACCTACAAAGACGGGGCTCGCGGTGTTGGACCTGCAGAACAAACTCCCCAAGGCTCGAGTTGTTTACGCCAGCGCCACAG GCGCCTCTGAACCTCGGAACATGGCTTATATGAACCGACTCGGCATATGGGGCCACAAAACACCCTTCAGAGAGTTTGGCAACTTTATCCAAGCTGTAGAGCGCAG AGGTGTCGGTGCCATGGAGATTGTAGCCATGGACATGAAGCTCAGAGGGATGTACATCGCAAGACAGCTGAGTTTTACGGGTGTGACTTTCAAGATCGAAGAGGTTCCCTTGACTCAAAAATACATCAACATGTACAACAAATCAGTGAGACTG tggGTGAGTGCGCGCGAGAAGTTCCAGCAGGCTGCAAACCTCATGGACGCAGAGCAGCGCATGAAGAAGTCGATGTGGGGTCAGTTCTGGTCGGCTCACCAGAGGTTCTTCAAATATCTCTGCATCGCCTCCAAAGTGCGGAGGGTGGTGCAGCTGGCCAGAGAGGAGGTGCAGAACGGGAAG TGTGTGGTGATCGGGCTTCAGTCCACGGGTGAAGCCAGAACCCTGGAGGCTTTGGAGGAAGGAGGCGGCGAACTCAACGACTTTGTGTCGACGGCAAA AGGTGTGCTCCAGTCGCTGATCGAGAAGCACTTCCCAGCTCCGGACCGGCAGAAGCTCTACAGCCTGCTGGGTATCGACCTGTCGGCGAAGAAAACGCCGTCTCCCAGTGAGACGGCAGCCGAAGTCaagcagaaaggaaagaagagaaaag GTCCGGAGgtcaaaaagcagcagaagaagaagcctcGCAGACACGGCGGTCTGTCCGGTACGAGCTCAGAGGAAAGCCAGTCAGACGACTCGGACCGAGAGTCCGGAAAAGACTTGGACAGCGACGACAGCTTCAAGTCCGTCAGCTCAGCGGACGAGGACGACGACTTCAACCCGTTCAGAGACGAGTCcgacgaggacgaggaagaTG acCCGTGGCTCATCAGGAAAGAAccaaagaaagggaaagagaagaagaagaaaaagagaaggaaaagtaTTGATCCAGACTCGATTCAAAGTGCCTTGTTAGCCTCTGGCCTGGGTTCCACCAGACCCGCGTTCACTGCCCCAGTTACCCTCCCCAGCACACCTGCCCCAG TCAAGGCAGAGAGTCAGGACAGCTGTCTAACAAGTCAGGACGCGGTGGAACATGCCcagaagatgaagaaagatCTGCTGGAGAAACTCGACGACCTGGCTGAGGATCTACCTCCCAACACTCTGGACGAGCTCATAGACGAACTGGGCGGCCCCGACAACGTGGCCGAG ATGACCGGGCGTAAAGGACGCGTGGTCAGCAACGACGACGGCAGCATCACGTACGAGTCCCGGTCTGAGCTGGACGTCCCGGTGGAGATCCTCAACCTCACGGAGAAGCAGAGGTTCATGGACGGAGAGAAG CACATAGCCATCATCTCAGAAGCTGCCAGCTCGGGTATTTCCCTGCAGGCCGACCGTCGCGTCAAGAACCAGCGGCGGAGAGTCCACATGACGCTGGAGCTGCCGTGGAGCGCGGACAGAGCGATCCAGCAGTTCG GGAGAACACACAGGTCGAACCAGGTCACAGCTCCAGAATACGTCTTCCTCATATCAGAGCTCGCGGGTGAACAGAGGTTTGCGTCCATCGTGGCCAAAAGACTGGAGAGTCTG GGCGCTCTCACGCACGGAGACAGAAGAGCGACAGAAACTCGAGATCTGAGCAGGTTCAACTTTGACAACAAG TACGGCAGAAACGCTCTGGAAATTGTGATGAAGTCGATCGTAAAGCTCGATTCTCCGTTGGTGTCTCCGCCCTCCGACTTTAAAGGAGATTTCTTCAAAG agaTTCAGGGCGGGTTGATCGGTGTCGGCCTCATAAATGTGGAGGACAGATCTGGGACGTTATCGCTGGACAAAG ACTACAACAACATCGGGAAGTTCCTGAACCGTATCCTGGGCATGGAGGTCCAGCAGCAGAACGCCCTGTTCCAGTATTTCTCCGACACGTTGGCGGCCGTGATCCAGGAAGCCAAGAAGAACGGCAGATACGACATGGGCATCCTCG ATCTCGGCTCCGGCGACGAGAAGGTGAAGAAGGTCGACTGCAGGAAGTTCCTAACGCCGGGATACACGACATCAGGACACGTCGAGCTCTTCACT GTGAGTGTGGAGAGGGGGATGTCCTGGGAGGAGGCTACACATGCCTGGGCCGAACAGAACGGACCAGATGATGGTTTCTACGTGCAG ATGAGGAACAACAAGAAAACGGCCATATTGGTGAAAGAGGTGAACACGAAGAAGAGGCTGTTTCTGGTTTACAGGCCCAACACGGGCCGACAGGTCAAACTGGAGACGTACACGGACATCAAGAAGAAGTTCAAAAAG GTCTTGTCAGAAGACGCCAAGCAGCACTGGACTGATCAGTACATGTCGTCAGCAAAAATATGCTCGCATGCATTTTG gcGCGGTAACTGTAAGAAGGCGATGGTGGGTCTGCAGTGTGAGGTGGGTCTCCGGTGCCGGACGTACTACGTTCTCTGCGGCTCGGTTCTCAGCGTGTGGAACGAGCTGGAGGAAGTTCTCACGCCCGTCAGCGGAACCAACGTGAAGGTGCAGATCGTCCGTCTCCGAACAGAAGACGGACAGAGGATCGTCG GACTGATCATTCCAGCGAACTGCGTGTCTCCGCTCATTAACAAGCTGTCCACGTCGGACCAGTGCCAGCAGCTGGCCgtgcaggagcagcagaagaGGCAGCAGCTCCACCCTCAGAGCCTCAGCCACGCGGCCAACACATAG